In Methanobacteriales archaeon HGW-Methanobacteriales-1, the genomic stretch AGAAGTTCCTAAAGTAAAATTAAGTAAAAGGGGAGGCACACCTGAAGTGGAAATAAAATTAGAGGAATTTTGCTTAATGGCCCTAAAAACTGTTGAAGAAAATCTGGATGTGGATAAAATTATTAGTTTAGCAAAAAAACCTGTTTTTAAGGGATATAAATCTATAAAAGAAATTGAAAGGACTTTTAATTTATAATAACTACTTTTAATTCAATATTTTTTTTAAATCATTATATGCTTTTATAATTCTACAAATCCTTTTGAAATAGAATAATTAGCAATTAATTATGGTCATAGTTATTTTTTTATTTTAAATTCTAATTCAAAATTAAATAGAAAAGAGAAATTATGGTATTTAAAGATATTAATGGTTAAATATCGAAATTTTCCTTTGATTCATCATCATCAAAGCATTCTTCTCCATTTTGTATTTCTATCCCATTTGCTCCAATATCATAAGTTAAAAACTGAGTGGGAGTTTTCGTACTTCTCATTTTTATAATATCCATAACTCGTTCCCTACGGCCAGTATATGGATTTTCCCTCCTCACTAATTTTATAGCACCATAAACCGAGAACAAGGCCAGTTCATTGAATTCACTAGAAGTAGCACTATCTAAAATAAGTACTGATGTAATTCCCCGTTGTTTTAATTCGTAAACAAGCAAATCGAATTGATTTCTAAAGTCATATGGGGTTAATTTGGCAGTATATCCTCCTAAACTATCAATAATTACCACTTCAGTTTCAGGAGGTATGTCATGAAGGATTTTAGTGAAATTCCCTTTCATAGGGTCCATATCCATATTGATTTCTGCCTCAGTGATCCGGGCCCTAATACCAGTAAGCTCAATAAAGGTTAATAATCCCTGCTCTTCTAGTTCTTGTGTATTCCATCCAAATGTATTGGCCTGAACATGCAAATCATATGAATCTTCTTCTGCAGTTATATAAGCCGTAGCATATCCTTCTTCACAACTAGTTTTTGCAAATCGAAGACCGAAGATAGTTTTTCCACATCCAGCATCTCCGGTTATTAACATGGATCTTCCCACTGGAAATCCACCTAGTACTTCATCTAATTTATCAATCCCAATACTAATTCTCTCCATAAAATTGCCTCCATCAATAAAACTACTTAGTCCGGTAATTAGATATTAGCAGCTTAATATCTTATTAAATGCTGTAAAAACCTGTAATATGTATTAATTGTAATTTTTTATTACTATACTTTTAAATAATAATTATACAATTTATTAGATAATAATATTGATAATTGTACATATAAATTATAATCATTGATAAATAGTTACTGATTTTTTAATAATTATTTAAAAGCAGGGAACATTACTAAATCCTTTAAAAATAAAATGAATTTAAAAATAAACCTGAATAAACTTATGATGGGGCCAAAATTATTAAAAAATTTAATAAAAATTAATTAAAATAAAATTTAAGGAGTTTTATTTCTCCCAATTAATTATTCTGGAGCTTCTGGGTGTACTTTTTATTAAGAGATGTTAATTCTCTTATTTATTTGCATATTCTTTATATGCGGCAATGAGGTCAGCACCATTTAAGAAAACAAGTCCATGTTCTTCTGCATATTTTCGAGCATTTTCAGTATTTAGGGAACCTCCAGAAACGTCATCCATCATTTCACAGCATACAGCCACTTCAGTGAGGCCGGCCATTTCCATAAGGGCGATACTCATTTCGGTGTGACCTTTTCTTTTAAGAACATGACCTTCTGCAGCCCTTAAAAGAGTTACATGGCCTGGTGCCCGGAATAATTTTCCTAAATCTTCCTGTTTACCATTTTTACAAAGTAAAGCAAGCTCTTTCATAGTGAAAGCCCGGTCATTATCAGTTATTCCGGTAAAAGTTTCTCTATGGTTAAGGGTAATTGAAAAAGCAGATTTTTCATCATAAGGTATGTCATTAGGGGATAATTGATTTAGTACAGGGTATTTATCTCCAGCCTCTTCCATTATATCAGTCATAAATGGAATTCCAAGTTTATCAGAGTTTTCTGAGGATAGGGGAACACAGAATAGGCCTCCCGCATCATTTCTGATGGTGGTCATATGTTGAGGGGTCATAAACTCAGCGGCCACTATCATGTCCGTTTCTCTTTCTCGATTGTCGGCATCAA encodes the following:
- a CDS encoding recombinase, whose protein sequence is MERISIGIDKLDEVLGGFPVGRSMLITGDAGCGKTIFGLRFAKTSCEEGYATAYITAEEDSYDLHVQANTFGWNTQELEEQGLLTFIELTGIRARITEAEINMDMDPMKGNFTKILHDIPPETEVVIIDSLGGYTAKLTPYDFRNQFDLLVYELKQRGITSVLILDSATSSEFNELALFSVYGAIKLVRRENPYTGRRERVMDIIKMRSTKTPTQFLTYDIGANGIEIQNGEECFDDDESKENFDI
- the ribB gene encoding 3,4-dihydroxy-2-butanone-4-phosphate synthase, with product MIQKALEALKNGEIVLVFDADNRERETDMIVAAEFMTPQHMTTIRNDAGGLFCVPLSSENSDKLGIPFMTDIMEEAGDKYPVLNQLSPNDIPYDEKSAFSITLNHRETFTGITDNDRAFTMKELALLCKNGKQEDLGKLFRAPGHVTLLRAAEGHVLKRKGHTEMSIALMEMAGLTEVAVCCEMMDDVSGGSLNTENARKYAEEHGLVFLNGADLIAAYKEYANK